The DNA window CTTATAGAAGGAACGGAGAATCGTTTGGTGAAATACCGATGGTTTCAGAATATAATGACGCATTATACGAATCTTTGAAGTCAGCTGGTTTAAGCGATACTCAGTCTCAGCAAGCTGTCCAACGAGCATTTGAACAGCAAGTATCTTATGGATTGAATAAAGATTCGTTTGTCCCAAGAATACCTGGGAGAATTAATTTACCTAAGCTTAAATAGAGGAGAAAACTATATGGAACTAAATAATGCCGTAGTTGAAGCAATAACATCTAATAATTGGCTAGAATACTGTGGAGTTGAAACTAATCTTCCAAAAGGAAGTAATTATTCTTATTTATCAAATAAAAAAGTAGTTAATAAGAATGTAAAAGGAGTGAAATGGGAAAATATTTGTCTTGAAGAGAGAAATAATTTAACGGGTTATTTAGCCAAGAATAAACCGGAGCTGTATAATAAAAATTGGAATGTATTAGTGAGAGAAGTTAAAACAGAGGTATTACCTAAAGTTATTGATAAAATCGAAAGCCAAGTAAGCATATTAGGGTTATCAAGTGATATAGTGAATTCTGTTAAATTTGATATTATCAACATCATTATGGTGCTTACATATGAGAAATATTATAATTCAGATTTTTACACCAATATGTTAGACATCTATTTAAGTGGTCATATTCCTTGTGGATGGGACGGAGATTATCCAAATGGAAAAATATTAGTATATTAGGAGGAAAAAATGGAGCGTAATTTAGCATATTATAGCGAGATGAAAAAGGTGGTTAATCATTTTTTAGAAATATGCCAATTAACCCCGGAAAATTTAGATGAACAAGAAAAACAAGTTGTATCGACATTTTGTTTCGGTATGATAAACAGCTATTCTCTTAAAGAGAAAAAAGATGCTGTACAGATTCAGGGAGCTACCATAAATATACTTATAGAAGTATTTTCTTATTCTCCCTCAGCTAGTGCAGAGTTTTTTGATTTTTTAATTGAGTGTACAGATAAGTCGTTTCATCCTACCATGAATGCTATTATTCATAGGGGAATTCAGGCATATCATCAGTATAAAGAGAATAGGAATCAAGAATTAAAAGAAAACATTCATAATATAATAGATATAATTAAAAGTGGTTCCTAAAGAACTTTTATCCATTAAATATTAGTAAGCTATAATCTGAAAAGAGCCTTAAGTTTTGAAGTGATCCCATAAAGTTAGACAGGTTATTTTGGCAGGCAACTTGCAGGGCATGAGTTCGGTATTGGACTGGACTCATGCCTTTTAATTTTGTTTTGATCCCTCTATGCTTATAGTAAATACACTTCTTCAATTCCTTTTTAAAATGTTCAACATTTTAAAATTGCTTTAAATAAAGAGGTTCAGACTTCATAATTCCAAAGAAGATTTCGACTATACCATTATCGTGACATACTCTGTGTAATCCCTTATTGATTTAGAGAATAGGGGGGGCTTTATTACTATATTATTAAATGCGAAAGTGCTGAGGCTGTTACCGTAAGAAACACTAGTTGGGTTAAGTGTAGATTTTGATCAGCGTTTCATGATACATTGATAAATATGTTTAAGAATATAATACACTTTATTGGATAATCTACTGCACTATATAGAGGTCTCAAAAGTAAGTTATAGCGAACTTATTGTAGAGGATTTTAATGAGGAGAGAAATAATTTGAACCAAAAAGAAATGAGTGAATTTATTCAATTCAATTCTGAGATTAATGATTTTACTGGAGGAGTCTCAGACGAAATTATTAAAGAAGTTGAAAAAGCACTTAAAGTGAAATTTTCGGATAGTTATATCTGGTTTCTTGAAAATTATGGTTCTGGAGGGCTGTTTGGAGTAGATATACTTGGCTGTGGAAAATCCGCGACTCCATCTGTAATAACAAACACTGAAAGATTTCGGAACATTGGATTGCCAACTCAATACGTAGTTGTTGAAAACTGTGAAGAGTTTGTATATTGTTTAGATACTGAAAACCTAATTGACGCTGAATGTGTAGTTGTGTCGTGGGACAGAATTGATGGATATAGTGGAAAAAGAGCAGATAACTTTTATGAGTTTTTAACAAATAGACTTCTTGATGCCAAAGAAAATTGGGACGAAGACTTTTAAAATTAATCTATATGGTTGTTAAGTTATTTAACCTTGATTGGCTCTATAGATTTCAAGGTTTTTTATTATGTTCAAATGTATAGGGATGTCTGAAACTTTAAAACCTATGGTATAAACAAGATGAGCACTTCAAAAAGTTATTCTGTTAATTATTAGAAAACGCCAAGAGAAAAGCTTTAGGAGGAAATTAAAAGGAAAAATCGAGCAAATTTCTTTTCAGATCAGAATGAGCTGTTAGTGGCGACTCAAGCACACGGGACAAATGGATTTGAAGAGTGGCTTATGAAATTTCACGGACAAAAGCTTAGAGACCCTATTCACCCGGCGTATCAGCCGAGTGAAGATC is part of the Priestia aryabhattai genome and encodes:
- the imm48 gene encoding Imm48 family immunity protein — protein: MERNLAYYSEMKKVVNHFLEICQLTPENLDEQEKQVVSTFCFGMINSYSLKEKKDAVQIQGATINILIEVFSYSPSASAEFFDFLIECTDKSFHPTMNAIIHRGIQAYHQYKENRNQELKENIHNIIDIIKSGS
- a CDS encoding SMI1/KNR4 family protein, with the translated sequence MNQKEMSEFIQFNSEINDFTGGVSDEIIKEVEKALKVKFSDSYIWFLENYGSGGLFGVDILGCGKSATPSVITNTERFRNIGLPTQYVVVENCEEFVYCLDTENLIDAECVVVSWDRIDGYSGKRADNFYEFLTNRLLDAKENWDEDF